The genomic stretch CCGGGACATAATAGCTATAACTGATACTCCCGACATTGTGCGCGTTGGTTTATTTTGCAGAATTTTTAGTTTAGGAATATCTTTATTAGCAGCATGCATTAGTATTTCTGTATCAGTTGGCGGCCTTTTTAAACCATATTTTTTACATAATTGATTTTTTAATTTAGATAGCTTATTCTTGTCTGGTTTTTCTTTTTTCAGGATACAAAATAGTTCATTATAATAATCTAGGGGCATACAGCCTATATACGCAGTTTTATTTATAAATCTTGGTGTTAGGCAGACCTTTTTGTATTTTTTCGGCAAGTGGATTTACTTAATCAATTTTTCAAGTTCATCAACTTGTTGAGCAACATAATCAAACCCCTGCTGCCAGAATTTTTCAGATGCAGGATTAATCCCGAGTTCATGAAGAATCTTTATTGGGGGCATTGAACCCCCCTGAGATAACATTCGGATATATTTAGGAATAAATGATTTTCCTTCTTTCTTGTACATTTCATAAAGCGCAAATACCATTAAATTTCCAAAGGCATATGCATAACAATAGAATGGAGAAAAGAAAATATGCGGGACGTATAACCATTCATATTTAAAGTCTTTTGGTACATTTACAGCATTTCCAAATTGCTCTTTTAAGTTTTTTAAATAAATTTCGCATAATTCTTTAACAGTGGCGCCGTTGGCAACTGCTTCATGCGCATCTTTCTCAAAAATTGTAAAAAATATTTGTCTTGCGATAGTTGCATATATATCGTCTAATTTTGAACATAACATATGGATTTTTATAGATCTATTTGTTTCATGTTCAATTAAACTTTCGCTTAATAACATTTCTCCAAAAACTGATGCAGTTTCAGCAAGAGGTAAAACTGGATGAAATGCAAATATGTTCTGTGAAGATGCCAGCATTGAATGCGCTGCATGTCCTAATTCATGGGCAAGTGTTGCTACGTCTCTTGCAGTGCCAGTATAATTCATTAAAACATAGGGCGTATCCTTTGGTCTTATGCTTGCACAAAATGCGCCGCTTTTTTTTGTAAGTCTTAATTCAGAGTCCAGATGTTTTTCATCAAGGACTTTTCTAATTAATTTTTCAATTTCAGGGCTAAACTTTTTGTAAGAGTCAAGAGTAAGGATTACTGCCTCATCAAACCCGTACTTACGCTCAGCTTTTCCGGCAGGAGCATAGAGATGGTACCTGTTCATTTTTTTAAGTTTCATTAATTTTGCCTTCAACTTAAAATATTTTTGGAAAATAGTTACATTTTTTTTACAAACTTTTAATAATGTATCAATTATATTATCTGGAAGGTCATTTGAAATATTTCTAACAGTTAAGGGGGATTTATAACCTCTTAAAGTGATGCACTCGTTTTTGTAATCTCTTATAACGGTTTGATAAATATATCCTAACTCAGAATCATATTCTTTGTATTTTTCAAGCAATAGTTTATACGCAAGTTCTCTCTTTTTAGGATTTTTATTTCTAACATATATACTCAATTCACTTTCAGTCTGATTTTTACCTTCGAATCTATACTTGAATCCTGTTTTCAGCATTTCATACAGGTCCACAAGAGTACCTGAACCAGTTGAGTCTTTAATGTTAATTATTTTTTCTTCCGCCTCAGTTAATGTATATGGTTTTAACTGCCGGCTTAATTTTAAATAATATCTGTATTCCTCTGCATTCTTCATTAACCTTTTTGCATTCTTTGTATCTAGATCTTTCCACCACAATGAAAAGAAAATTAATTTATTGTCAAACCCAGTTAAAATATCATCAATCTTGGATTCTAATGCTTTTGCTTCTTGAGATTTAACGTCAGCAGACGTCCATAAACTAGGAAATTGAGAAACTAACGAAGAATTTTCTTTAATTTCTTCTATTAATTTGATAATTGAGATAAAATCTTTTTCACTGAGAAAGGGGTTTAATTTTTTTTTATAAGTTTCTACTTTTTTAACTAATAATCTGGTTTTATTAAGTATTTTATCAATATCTTTAGGATTTTTAATTAAATCTTTCAAATTCCATTTAATTGATTGGTACATTTCTCATCACCTTTATCTGCACAATTAAAAATAGGATATATATTCCAACCAATAAAAATCCATGTTTTTTTGTAATTTCTTTATAATTAGTAAACAAGAGTATCAGCGCAGTTGTAAACAGCAATACCCCTCCTCCTATCAAGAAAGTTGTTATATCAAATATAATTGGGGCCATTGTTGCGCCTATTCCCAAAACTAAAAAATAATTAATCACTATTCCTCCAATTAAATTTCCTATCCCTATTTCAGTAACTCCTTCTAATACCGATTTTATCCCTACAATTAATTCAGGTGTTGTAGTTCCAAGCGCAACTAAAATTAAGCCTATGGAATAGTTTGGCACATTAAGTTTTGTTGCAATTTCACTTGCGGCGTATACCAGCCATCGCGCGCTCAATAATAATGCAGTTAACGTCCCGCCGAAAACAACAATATCTTTCCATATATTTTTAAATTTTACGCTCTCCTTTATTTTTCCAGTTTTGCCTTCTTTTAGTATCATTACAATTAAATAACCTGTCACTCCAATTAATAGTATTATTCCGTCAATTCTGGAATATTTTCCGTCTATTCCCAGGCCAACAGCAAATACCATCATTGCTAAAATGATAGCAACGGTTTTTTGTATAGATTTGTCAAATTTTAGCTTGCCTCCGATTATTGCCATCAATCCAATAATTAAGGACATATTCAGGATGCATGCCCCAACAACGCTCCCTAATACTAAATCGCCTTTACCTGCAAGTGAAGCAAAAATTGAAGTGCTAATATCTGGGAAAGCTGTGCCTATTGACACGACAACAAAACCTATTAAATAATCCGAAATTCCAGTTTGTTTTGCATAATGCGATATTGCAGTAACCGCGTAGTTTGCTGACTGGACGATTACAAACATTGCAATTGCGGCAATAATAAACAGCCTTATTAATATGCTTGTTTCGGAAAAACTGCTCGTTATAAACTCTAAAAGCAATAGAAAAATCAAAGTGCTTCCTGCAATGTACCAGCTTAATCCCCAACTGTTTTCTTTTTCTAAATTATGCGCCATTTTTTATTATATTATGTTTAGTTGAGTGTTTTCTCATTATTAACTTTATTATTTCAGCAAGCACTAATACTGATGATGATGCTAAAGTAATAAATATCCAATCATTAAAAGTTAATTTTACAACTTTAAATAATTTAGCCATAATTGGTATATAAATTATTGCTAATTGCAAACTTATTGAACATATTATAGCGACCCATAACCAACGATTTGAAAAAATTCCTTTTTTAAAGATAGATTCATTTTCTGATGTTGAATTAAGAACATTAAACATTTGGAGCATCATTAAAGTAGTAAATGCCATAGTTTGGGCATATTTTGCGTTGATTGAAGGGTTTGATTTATTGAATATTGTTAATGTAATTATCATCATCAACAATGCAATTGATGTCATTGTAATGATGTTGTATGTTGTCATAAGATGTTCATTTTTAGATCTTGGTTTTTTTTCCATAATATTTGAATCTGGCTCATCAATCCCCAGCGCAAGCGCAGGCAGTCCGTCCGTAAGCAAATTAATCCATAAAATTTGCACTGCCACTAACGGCACAATTATCCTGCCTGTTTCGTCATAAAACCCGATAATCATTGCTAAAAATATTGTTAAGACTTCTCCCAGATTGGAAGAAACAAGATAAAATACAAACTTTTTGATATTATTATAGATGCCCCGCCCTTCTTCCACAGCATTTACAATTGAATTAAAATTGTCATCTGTCAATATCATCTCCGAGGCTTCTTTTGCAACATCTGTGCCTGCAATTCCCATTGCAATGCCTATTTCTGCGCGTTTCAATGCCGGAGCATCATTTACGCCATCCCCTGTCATCGCAACTACATGTCCGTGTGTTTGTAAAGCTTTTACGATTCTAAATTTATGTTCGGGGTTAACTCTGGCATACACCCCTATGTGTTCAACTTCTTTTTCAAGATTTGCAGTATTTTCTAAATCCATGCCGGTTACAGCTTTGCCTTCAATATTGAGTTCTCTTGCTATTGCAATTGCCGTATCTATGTGGTCCCCCGTGATCATTACAACTTTTATACCTGCTTTTTTGCATTTTTCGATTGCAATTTTTACTTCTTCACGCGGGGGATCAATCATTGCCTGCAATCCTATAAAAATTAAATCTTCTTCATTATAGTTTCCATTTACTTCTTTAAATGCGAACCCTAATACACGCAAAGCCTTATTTGCAAAATGTTTGTTATGTTTTTCAATATTAAGCCTGTCATCACCTGTTAGTTTTCTAATATCTCCATTGACCATTATTCTTGAACACTTGTTAACCACATTTTCAGGTGCGCCTTTTGTGTACATTATATCTTTGCCATTTTCTTTATGGGTGGTGCTCATCATTTTTCTTTCAGAGTCAAATGGAATTTCACTTATGCGGGCATATTTCTTGTCTAACTTGCTTTTTATAATGCCTGCTTTTGCGGCAGAAACAATTAATGCACCTTCAGTGGGGTCTCCTAGCACTCCCCCGTTTAATATTGCGTCATTGCACAAAACTCCGCATTTAAGCAATAATTTAAAATTTTCAGGGTTTGACGAAAACTTTCCGTCTTGATCATACCCTATGCCTGTTACATCTATTTCTTCATTATTCGCATATATTTTTTGCACAGTCATTTCATTTTTAGTTAATGTGCCTGTTTTGTCTGAACAAATCACAGTGGTTGAACCCAAAGTTTCTACAGAAGGAAGTTTTCTGATTAAGACATTTTTTTTAATCATTCTTTGCACACCCAGCGCTAAAGAAATCGTTACGACTGCTGCAAGCCCTTCCGGTACAGCTGCAACTGCTAAAGCAATAGCTGTTATAAACATTTCTTCTAATGGCGTGCCTTTTAAAACACCTATAATAAATACAATAGCTACGACTGCGAGTACCAATATCCCCATCCATTTCCCTAATTGTTTAAGTTTATCTTGAAGAGGGGTTCGAGTTATTTCCTGGTTCTCAATCAATTGCGCAATTTTACCGATTTGTGTGGATTTTCCCGTTGCGCAAACAATTGCTTTTCCTCTACCCCTAGTAAGTATTGTTCCTGAAAATATCATATTTTTCTGGTCTGCGATTTCCAGATCAGTTTTTAGCATTTCACTTATTTTTTTAACGGGTGTTGATTCTCCAGTTAAAGTGCCTTCTTGAGCTTCGAGCGAAATTGCTTCCATTATCCGTGAATCTGCAGGTATTTTTTCTCCGGTCTCAAGCAATATTACATCTCCGGGCACTAGTAATGAAGCATCTATTTTTGTAGCTATTCCTTCCCTTAATACATTAGCCTGCAATCCTGTTAATTTTTTTAATGCTTCAATTGACTTTTCAGCTTTGTATTCTTGAAAAAATCCGAGTATTGCGTTGAGTAATAATATTATTCCAATGACGGCTGCATCAACATAACTATCAAATTTGTCTGTCTGATTTTCATATAAAAAAGCTAGAATTAAAGAGATTAAAAATGCTCCGATTAAAATATAAACTATGAAGGAGTTAAATTGTGAAAGAAAGATTTTTAGCGGAGAGGTTTGTTTAGTTCTTTTAATCTCATTTTTGCCATAATGCGCTAATGCAATTTTTGCTCTTTTATTAGAAATACCTTCTGATGATGATTGAAATTTTTTATATAATGATTCAATATTAGATTGGTAGAATTTCAATATACTCCCCTCTCTTTATTCTTTTTTTCAAAATTTACTTGTTGTTGGATTAAGAATTCTAGCCCATGGCTGCGATTAGCAAAAACTCTATCATCTACTTTTTTATCAAGCCATTTCAGTAGCTCTTTATCAATAGTTATAGTGATCCGTTCTTTTGCCATTAATTACCTCTTTAAAAAAAGTTGCTAAAATACCAGGACATGGTCCTGGCAATGTTTAGCAATTTGGCGTATGTAATAGTTTGGCTTACAAGGCATCGAGCCCTGCACTGTTTCATACTACTACTTACTATTACATATAATTACATACTATTTAAATTTTTCCGTATTTCGGAATATATATTTTACCACAAGGATTAAATAAACCTTAAAATCCGTAAAACGGATGGTAAAATCAAAAGCACAGTTGGGGATAGAATTATTCAAACTCCGTGGATTTTCTAATCCGGATGTCAATCTTGAACAATATCAAACAGATTCCGAAATTGTTGCATCTATGCTTTGGAAGTGTTATATGGATAATAACATGACATCTGTTGCCGATTTAGGTTCCGGAACCGGAATTATAGGTTTGGGGGCAGCTTTACTTGAACCATATCAAATCATTTTAGTAGAAAAAGATTCAGGCGCTATTGAAATATGTAAACAAAATCAAGCTAAACTTGAAGAAAGGTATGGAGAGTTACCAATTGAGTATGTAAATTCTGATATTAAAGATTTTAATACGCAAGTTGACACAGTTATAATGAACCCACCTTTTGGTGTTCAAAATGAGCATGCTGACCGGGTTTTTCTTGAGCAGGCAATGAAAATTGCTAATAATATCTATTCATTACATAAAATTGAATCTAAGCAATTTATTGAAAAATTTGCTAAAGACAATAATTTTAGTGTCAAGGAAATTATTGAATTTGAATTTTCTCTTAAACCGACTATGAAATTTCACAAACAAAATGTTAAGAAAATTAAAGTTGGTTTTTGGTATTTAAAGCGCAAGCGCTATAATTAAAAAAGTTAGCAGAGTTTAATGAAACTAAGAATGATATTTTAAGCAAAAGCTTTGATTTTATTTATCTTAAAAAATACAATGCAATTGATACTAATTTTTAATTTAATTTTCTTATTAAGTTTATAAAGACTTTAATTTAAATTGTAGCTTAAACAAAGAATTTATATATTAAAAATATTCTTATTCTTAATATTCTCAATTATTAGGAGGTTATTAGTATGGCATTAAAAAAACAATTAAACACAGTCAAAGAAAATTGGTTAATCATTTTAGTATTAGCAGTTTTATTCTTCTTGCCAACAATTTTAAATATTGGCAATTATAATATGCTTGGAACAATCCAAGGCATACCGAATGATATTGGTTATGCAGTTGGAGAAAGCATGAATAAAATGGTTGGTTCTTCTTATCCTGGTTCTTATTATCCAATACTATCAGAAGATTTTAAACCTGAAATTGAAGATAGGGTTATTACAAAATCCGCAAACTTGAATACTGAAATTGAATTTGGCACATTTGAAATAAACGAACAAAAAGTGAGAGAAATTATTAAATCAAGCGGTTCATTCTTGCTGAATGAAAATATTAATAAGTATGAATTAGGGTGGAAAGAATATTATAATGGCTATTATCAAATCAAAATTGAATCTTCAAAGTTTGATGCAGTTGTTTCACAGTTAAAACAAATTGGCGAAGTTAAATCTTTCAATGAAAATACTGAAGATGTAACTGGAACATACACAGATCTAAAAACAGAACTTGATGCTGAGAAAGGCAGACTTCAAAGATATCAAGAGATGTATAATGAAGCTACAAAAATTGAAGATAAGATCAATATTAATGATAGAATCTATAACCAAGAACGTACTATTAAGTATCTTGAAGATGCTATTAACAACATTAACAAACGTGTTGAATATTCGTCAGTATACTTTTCAATGAATGAAGAGCGTTCAGAGTATGCAGACATTGCTCTAGTTAAATTATCAGCTCTAGCAAGACAATTAGTTGACAGTTTTAACAACTTACTTACGTTAGTATTCTGGGCAGTCCCTTACGCAGCAGCATTATTACTAATCTTCTGGGTAAAAAAACTCGTTAAAAGAAAGAAATAAACCTTTTTTATTTTTTATATACTTTCCAGAATAATTGTTTTTATAAACTAGATTTATCTTTTAATTTTGGGAATTTGAAAAATTATTGTAAAAAGAATAGTAACTTTTATAAATAAAACCCTAAATCTAACAACATATGGAAATCAGAGTAATAGAAGAATCAAAAAACAAGATAGTTTTTGAACTTAAAGGTGAAAATCATACATTTTGTAATGCATTAAAAGATATGCTATTGAATGAAAAAGAAGTAAGCATTGCAAGTTATAAAATTGAACACCCTTTAATTGGTGAACCTGAATTTATTATTGAAACTAAAGGTAAAGAACCAAAAAAAGTTCTTGAAATAGCCGCTAAAAATCTGCAGAAAGAACTTGCAAGTTTTAGAAAAGCTTTCTGATTTTAAACAACATTTTTAAACTTTAAATTCTTATTTCTTATTATGCATGAATTATTACAGTTGGCTAGGTCAGCTATAGAGTTTGAACTTAGTAACCAAAAGTTAACTATACCGGTTAGTTTCAAATCTTCATATAATCATGATTTTGGCGTATATGTGATTTTAAAAGAGAAAGGTGTAGAAAGAGGCGCATTTGGATTTCCTGAAACCTCTTTGCCGTTATGGAAATCTTTACCACAGGCAGCTAAAGCTGCTGCGTTCAATGATCCGCAATTCCCCCCTGTAACAGAAATGGAGCTAAGAAATTTGCAGATTGAAATATATTTGCTATCTAAACCAATACAATTTATAGGCTTGGGTTTTGAACTCGACGATGCTATTATGATTGTTAGTTACCAGGGCGAAGCGATACTTCTTCCTAATTTAGCTAAAACAAAAGAAGAAGTTTTAGAGTTATTGCATGAGAAATTAAATATTACCGATTTAAATTCTAATTATTATAAATTTAAGACTGAGATAATCAAATAATTACTGTCTTTCGGTGTAATTTACTATAAATATTAATTAGTAAAGAAAAATAAAAAAATAAAAAAGTTATGCCTTAGTTAAAAGACAAACTTGATCAATAACAAAATTAAAACAATTGTTAAAACAATAACCAATCCGCCTAACAATACCATATATCCTGTGGTGTCCTGTATTGTATCAAAGCTTTCCAATTCAGGAATAACTGTTACAGCTGGTGTTCTGCCAGTGATGTCCTCAAGACCGGTATTAGGTTCAACTACTACTACTTCTTCTTCAACTACTGGATTACATCCTTCAACATGCAGTACTGCGGTTTTAGAGTCTGTAAGTTCATTCCTATCATAGTAAGTTGTTATTTCAATGTCATAATCACCAGTTTTAACATCATTTAAAGGAATTAAAACCGTTTTTGTTTCATCGTCTCTTGAATCAAGTTCTATGTCGTAACCGCTCTTGTACAAGTTAAGTTCCGGCGCTTCTACTTTGAATGCAATTTCTTCTTCATTTTTATTACCTATGTTTAATAAGGTAAATTCTAATGAAGCTGAAGTTTTACAAACGGCAGTTTCAGGGGTTAATTCTAAGTCAGTAACTATTACTTCATGAGAGTCTTGCTCAACCTCTAAATCTACTTTGTATTTAAGACCCATTTTTGCACCATTTTCATCTTCACCAAAAAGTGTTAATGTTAAAACATAAGTGCCTTCTTCAACATCTGCTGGATTAATTAAAAATGTAATTGTTTCATCATCACTAACTTCTTCAGCGCCTAAATCACCAAAGTCTATGTCTTCGTCAACATCTAGATCATTATCATTAATTACAGCAGTAAATTCGATGTCTTCAATGTCAAGGTTTGCATTGTCACCATTGTCATACTTGTTTTCAACTCTAACCTGGATTTCAACTTCATCATTTGGTTTTATGTCTTTGATTTTTTCATCATTTGAAGTTATTTTTTCATTTTCACTTCCAACATAAACATAAAGTCTGTCAAATTGCAAGTTGTTTTCTGCTTCCATGTAGAAATTTGAAACAACATTAGCAACATCTGCATTTGTTGATGCAAGGGTTAATGTGCCCAATAAGTTTCTTCTATCTTCAGAGTCTGCCCTTGTTGGGAAGAATGAAGGTAAATTTTTAGGAACATAACCTTTAATCGTTACTGTAACTGATTGATCAGCAGCTAAAGTAATGCCATTAGGCGCATTTGTAAAGCTGATATCATAGGTATAGCTGTAAGCTGTATCCTTTAAAGCAGTTAATGTAACGCCAGTTATGTCTAAATCACCATTGTTAGTAATTGTGAATTGCCTTTCAGTGTAAACTGCTTTCCTGTCTAAATCGTCAGCTTCAGGGTTGCTTCTGTATTGGTTGCTTCCACCAAGTAAAACATCTTGTGTGATGCTTAAAGGTTGAAAATCAGATACAATAAGCACAAAATCTGTTGAATCTGTTAGATCGTCTAATGGGTTTGCTGGAGTTCCCATATCATCTATTACAGTATAAGTCATTGTATATGGACTATTTACTGCATCATTGTAATCAGGGGTCCAAGTAAATCTCCTGGTTGCCGTATTAAAAGTAGCACCCGCTGGTAAACCAGTTAAAGCATAAGTTGCAGTACCTATAATATTTGTTGCTGCCTCTAATTCTGAAGATATGGCTGTACCTTCATTTGCAGTTAATGCAACATTATTAAGGGTTATAGCACTTATACTAACACTTAAAAATATCATAGCCAAAGCCATGAATAAAATTGTTTTTAGCGCTTTCATTATAACATCCTCCGTTATCTATTATATTAATCTATAGATTACTACTTCAAAGTGGTGTCTCTTTTATAAAGTTTGTCATTTTATAGTATCTAATATAGAGTATTGTGTACTAATTAACAAAACATTTATAAACCCATATCGCCAAAACGAATATTAATAAAATATTTTCTGGCAAAAATGAGGTATAGAAAAATAGTCTAAAATACAATACCATGAATCAAGAAATGGAAGGAATAAAAATAAGAATTGCTGAAGTTAAACCTATTTTAACGACTTTGGAATGGGATATTAATAGGGATCAAATTAATCCAGGCAAATTATCTTATTATAAAGGATTAAAAGCAGAATATGACGGATTAATTGGTAAACTAAGAGAGCTGCAAAATGAGGATAACTGATAAATTAATCCACGAAGTTGTAAGTTCAGTGGCCGGAGAAGACACTGTCCCCTTAATATTTGCAATAAAAGATAAAAAAAACGTTTCAGAGTTTAAGATAGCTGAAATGCTGAAAGAGCAAATAAATATTACCCGAAATATGCTTTATAGGCTTCTTGATCAAAACCTTGTAAATTTCATCAGAAAAAAAGATAGGCAGAAAGGATGGTATATTTATTATTGGACATTTAATCCTAAAGAGATTAGATTTTTAACTATAAAATTACAGAAACAAAGATTGCATGGTTTAATTGAAAGATTAGAAAGAGAACAATCTGCGCAATTTTTTAATTGTCCCCAAGAATGCATCAGATTAGATTTTGAGAGGGCAATGAACTTTGAGTTCAAATGTCCTGAATGCGGTTCAATAATTGAACAGCATGATAATGCTAAAGATATTGAGGATATTAAGAAAAAAATTATCGAAGTTGAGGATTTCTTAAAAATAGAACTTGCGCCTCTCCCAGTGAAATCTGTAAAGGCTGAAAAAGAAAAAGTTTCTGCAAAGAAAGCTAAAATTAAAAAAGAAGCAAAATCCAAAACTATCAAAAAACCTAAAAAGAAAAAAGCCGTAAAAAAAGTTAAAAAAGCTAAAGTAACAAAAAAACCTGCAAAACCTAAAACAGTTAAAAAAGCAGTAAAAAAAGTTCTTAATAAATTAGCCGCAAAAATTGTTAAGAGATCCAACTGATCAAAAATCGTTTATTCCTTTTTAATAATAAAAACCTTGTCATTAACTCTTGCAATAAAATCAAGTCTGATGCCTGCATTTTTCCCTTTTTCGATTTTAGAGATTTGCCGGTTATTGATTTCCATTGATTTGATTATCTGTTCTTTAACTCCGGTTGTTGGGCCAATTACCATTAACCTGTCGCCAACGTTTAAAGATTCAGATTCAACATTAATTTCTGCAACATTCACTTTTTTAAAATAATTTTTTATTAATCCAATATATCTCTTTTTTTCAGTAGCTCCACTGCCATATAAATCTGTAAAATCTTTTGCAGTTGGTAATCCCATGTAAAAACCTGTTGAGAATTTTCTATTATAAACCGTTTTTAATTTAGTAATAAGTTTCTGTCTTGATTCATCACTCAATTTCTGCTGCGAATCCAGTTTATCTAGAGCTTCGCGGTAAACTTCAACAACGGTTTTCACATATTCAGGACTTCTGGAGCGCCCTTCTATTTTTAGCGCAGATATTCCTGCATTTTTTAGTCTGTCCAGAAATTCGACAGTGCAAAGATCTTTGGCAGACATTACATAGTTATTATCTATTTTTAACTCATCCCCTGTTTCAAAGTCTATAATTTTATAAGCTCTTCTGCATGGCTGCAGGCAATCGCCGCGATTTGCAGATTTACAAAACAAAAATTGTGACATGAAACATCTTCCAGATATTGCAACGCACATAGCCCCGTGTCCAAAACATTCGATTTTAACATATAATTTATCAGATTTAATCTTTTCAGAAATTTTTTTAATTTGTTTTAAGGATAGTTCGCGGGCAAGCACGATTCTTTTAACGCCTAAATCTGCATAAAATTTTACTGTTTCAAAATTAGCAACTGATGCCTGTGTTGATAAGTGTATTTCTAATCCTAATTCATTGCATAATCTAATTACAGCATGGTCCCAGCAGATTATAGCATTAACACCAGCGCTTTTAGCGCTTTTTAATATTTTACGAACTTTATCATGTTCATTTTCAAATATAATTGTGTTAACGGTTAAATAGGCTTTTACATTATTCGAATGGCAATACTTAACAATTTTTTTTAACTCATTTAATTCAAAACTTTTAGCATTTTTACGCATATTTAATTCTTTAACGCCGAAGTAAACACTATTGCAGCCTGCTTCAATTGCTGCAACAAGCATTTCTCTATTTCCGACTGGCGCCAAAAGTTCCATTATCTTCTTGAGAATATATCTACTTTTTAATGGTTATGGTGAATTTAATTATTCCAATGTAGTCATTATGTGTCCAA from Candidatus Woesearchaeota archaeon encodes the following:
- a CDS encoding DNA-directed RNA polymerase subunit L — its product is MEIRVIEESKNKIVFELKGENHTFCNALKDMLLNEKEVSIASYKIEHPLIGEPEFIIETKGKEPKKVLEIAAKNLQKELASFRKAF
- a CDS encoding methyltransferase: MVKSKAQLGIELFKLRGFSNPDVNLEQYQTDSEIVASMLWKCYMDNNMTSVADLGSGTGIIGLGAALLEPYQIILVEKDSGAIEICKQNQAKLEERYGELPIEYVNSDIKDFNTQVDTVIMNPPFGVQNEHADRVFLEQAMKIANNIYSLHKIESKQFIEKFAKDNNFSVKEIIEFEFSLKPTMKFHKQNVKKIKVGFWYLKRKRYN
- a CDS encoding calcium-translocating P-type ATPase, SERCA-type yields the protein MKFYQSNIESLYKKFQSSSEGISNKRAKIALAHYGKNEIKRTKQTSPLKIFLSQFNSFIVYILIGAFLISLILAFLYENQTDKFDSYVDAAVIGIILLLNAILGFFQEYKAEKSIEALKKLTGLQANVLREGIATKIDASLLVPGDVILLETGEKIPADSRIMEAISLEAQEGTLTGESTPVKKISEMLKTDLEIADQKNMIFSGTILTRGRGKAIVCATGKSTQIGKIAQLIENQEITRTPLQDKLKQLGKWMGILVLAVVAIVFIIGVLKGTPLEEMFITAIALAVAAVPEGLAAVVTISLALGVQRMIKKNVLIRKLPSVETLGSTTVICSDKTGTLTKNEMTVQKIYANNEEIDVTGIGYDQDGKFSSNPENFKLLLKCGVLCNDAILNGGVLGDPTEGALIVSAAKAGIIKSKLDKKYARISEIPFDSERKMMSTTHKENGKDIMYTKGAPENVVNKCSRIMVNGDIRKLTGDDRLNIEKHNKHFANKALRVLGFAFKEVNGNYNEEDLIFIGLQAMIDPPREEVKIAIEKCKKAGIKVVMITGDHIDTAIAIARELNIEGKAVTGMDLENTANLEKEVEHIGVYARVNPEHKFRIVKALQTHGHVVAMTGDGVNDAPALKRAEIGIAMGIAGTDVAKEASEMILTDDNFNSIVNAVEEGRGIYNNIKKFVFYLVSSNLGEVLTIFLAMIIGFYDETGRIIVPLVAVQILWINLLTDGLPALALGIDEPDSNIMEKKPRSKNEHLMTTYNIITMTSIALLMMIITLTIFNKSNPSINAKYAQTMAFTTLMMLQMFNVLNSTSENESIFKKGIFSNRWLWVAIICSISLQLAIIYIPIMAKLFKVVKLTFNDWIFITLASSSVLVLAEIIKLIMRKHSTKHNIIKNGA
- a CDS encoding sodium:calcium antiporter, encoding MAHNLEKENSWGLSWYIAGSTLIFLLLLEFITSSFSETSILIRLFIIAAIAMFVIVQSANYAVTAISHYAKQTGISDYLIGFVVVSIGTAFPDISTSIFASLAGKGDLVLGSVVGACILNMSLIIGLMAIIGGKLKFDKSIQKTVAIILAMMVFAVGLGIDGKYSRIDGIILLIGVTGYLIVMILKEGKTGKIKESVKFKNIWKDIVVFGGTLTALLLSARWLVYAASEIATKLNVPNYSIGLILVALGTTTPELIVGIKSVLEGVTEIGIGNLIGGIVINYFLVLGIGATMAPIIFDITTFLIGGGVLLFTTALILLFTNYKEITKKHGFLLVGIYILFLIVQIKVMRNVPIN
- a CDS encoding AMMECR1 domain-containing protein; the encoded protein is MHELLQLARSAIEFELSNQKLTIPVSFKSSYNHDFGVYVILKEKGVERGAFGFPETSLPLWKSLPQAAKAAAFNDPQFPPVTEMELRNLQIEIYLLSKPIQFIGLGFELDDAIMIVSYQGEAILLPNLAKTKEEVLELLHEKLNITDLNSNYYKFKTEIIK
- a CDS encoding DUF4349 domain-containing protein, which codes for MALKKQLNTVKENWLIILVLAVLFFLPTILNIGNYNMLGTIQGIPNDIGYAVGESMNKMVGSSYPGSYYPILSEDFKPEIEDRVITKSANLNTEIEFGTFEINEQKVREIIKSSGSFLLNENINKYELGWKEYYNGYYQIKIESSKFDAVVSQLKQIGEVKSFNENTEDVTGTYTDLKTELDAEKGRLQRYQEMYNEATKIEDKININDRIYNQERTIKYLEDAINNINKRVEYSSVYFSMNEERSEYADIALVKLSALARQLVDSFNNLLTLVFWAVPYAAALLLIFWVKKLVKRKK
- a CDS encoding M3 family oligoendopeptidase; its protein translation is MYQSIKWNLKDLIKNPKDIDKILNKTRLLVKKVETYKKKLNPFLSEKDFISIIKLIEEIKENSSLVSQFPSLWTSADVKSQEAKALESKIDDILTGFDNKLIFFSLWWKDLDTKNAKRLMKNAEEYRYYLKLSRQLKPYTLTEAEEKIINIKDSTGSGTLVDLYEMLKTGFKYRFEGKNQTESELSIYVRNKNPKKRELAYKLLLEKYKEYDSELGYIYQTVIRDYKNECITLRGYKSPLTVRNISNDLPDNIIDTLLKVCKKNVTIFQKYFKLKAKLMKLKKMNRYHLYAPAGKAERKYGFDEAVILTLDSYKKFSPEIEKLIRKVLDEKHLDSELRLTKKSGAFCASIRPKDTPYVLMNYTGTARDVATLAHELGHAAHSMLASSQNIFAFHPVLPLAETASVFGEMLLSESLIEHETNRSIKIHMLCSKLDDIYATIARQIFFTIFEKDAHEAVANGATVKELCEIYLKNLKEQFGNAVNVPKDFKYEWLYVPHIFFSPFYCYAYAFGNLMVFALYEMYKKEGKSFIPKYIRMLSQGGSMPPIKILHELGINPASEKFWQQGFDYVAQQVDELEKLIK